A portion of the Musa acuminata AAA Group cultivar baxijiao chromosome BXJ1-1, Cavendish_Baxijiao_AAA, whole genome shotgun sequence genome contains these proteins:
- the LOC135583417 gene encoding interactor of constitutive active ROPs 2, chloroplastic-like isoform X2: MQISKTRNGYTEVPAKACLVTPRSKRPMKMTGSESNTSSAINQSKHLTDRSPKIECRTAKALETERRRPSRVTELECQITQLQEDLKKTRDQLNLTESWKRRAQQEAEEAKKELLVMSLKLEDSQGQMEELSAAEDARIQELRKISQERDRAWQSELEAIQNQHSVDTAALASAMNEMRRLKLQLEMVLRSEAALAKKSEVHHLEIQSSKTNLAEASFTIENLKVQLRSSEKAESEAKSTLTETRRQLESAQSTIESLLSDGSKLMESFSIVATELKESRTGVKLLEETVKKLQHEQFTAHIQPSVDFGDLKKICFGSSDSEAEQLMSTLEDALVEHQQEQILSMVKLQCTNEMMDKMSTDSRLRESELKSRLSEAESEITVLQTRLFDREVELRRISDMNKKLLADMDKMSTDSGLRESELKSRLSEAESEITVLQTSLFDGEVELRRISDMNKKLLADMDKRREHQIQSEADVISLKSKLADKETALRRLSEDNEKLKLELRRVETEKHNACEAAAAEMMTTKTALTKLGFISEEAEKNSERATRAAEELKAAQAAKTEMEAELRRLKVQAEQWRKAAETAIVMLTADQTAGAADSDYRSAAGKLVSLQFSDDLDDESPGKKKSHVLGRIRGMWNKDQK; encoded by the exons ATGCAGATATCCAAAACAAG GAATGGGTACACCGAAGTGCCAGCAAAGGCTTGTCTGGTGACGCCTAGATCGAAGCGTCCGATGAAGATGACTGGATCTGAATCAAATACCTCTTCTGCTATAAATCAATCGAAACATCTCACTGACAGAAGTCCCAAGATCGAATGCCGCACAGCCAAAGCCTTGGAGACTGAG AGGAGACGGCCGAGTAGGGTCACTGAATTGGAATGTCAGATCACTCAGCTGCAGGAGGATCTGAAGAAGACAAGGGATCAGCTGAACTTAACTGAATCATGGAAGAGACGAGCCCAGCAGGAAGCAGAAGAGGCCAAGAAGGAACTTCTGGTCATGTCTCTAAAGCTGGAAGACTCCCAGGGCCAGATGGAGGAGCTGTCGGCGGCAGAGGACGCTCGGATTCAAGAACTACGAAAGATTTCTCAGGAACGCGACCGTGCATGGCAGTCCGAGCTGGAAGCTATCCAGAATCAGCACTCGGTTGACACTGCCGCGCTGGCCTCCGCCATGAACGAGATGCGGAGGCTGAAACTGCAGCTTGAGATGGTCCTTCGATCCGAGGCCGCACTCGCAAAGAAGTCTGAGGTTCATCATTTAGAGATCCAGTCCTCGAAAACGAATCTGGCAGAGGCATCTTTCACCATCGAAAACCTCAAAGTCCAGCTCAGAAGCAGCGAAAAAGCCGAATCCGAGGCGAAATCCACGCTTACCGAGACGAGGAGACAATTGGAATCTGCCCAGAGTACAATCGAGTCTCTCCTTAGTGACGGATCAAAACTCATGGAGTCCTTCAGCATCGTAGCTACCGAGTTGAAAGAATCCAGAACGGGAGTCAAGTTACTCGAAGAAACTGTAAAGAAACTGCAGCACGAACAGTTTACTGCTCATATACAACCCTCAGTCGATTTCGGCGATCTAAAGAAGATCTGCTTTGGTTCTTCAGATTCCGAGGCGGAACAGTTGATGTCAACACTTGAAGATGCTCTGGTCGAGCATCAACAAGAGCAGATCTTAAGCATGGTGAAGCTCCAATGCACTAATGAGATGATGGACAAAATGAGTACCGACTCCAGACTCAGAGAATCTGAACTAAAATCGAGACTAAGCGAAGCTGAATCGGAGATCACCGTGTTGCAGACCAGACTGTTCGACAGGGAAGTGGAGCTACGCAGGATCTCAGATATGAACAAGAAGCTGCTCGCAGACATGGACAAAATGAGTACCGACTCCGGACTCAGAGAATCTGAACTAAAATCGAGACTAAGTGAAGCTGAATCAGAGATCACCGTGTTGCAGACCAGTCTGTTCGACGGGGAAGTGGAGCTACGCAGGATCTCAGATATGAACAAGAAGCTGCTCGCAGACATGGATAAAAGACGGGAACATCAAATTCAATCTGAAGCTGATGTCATATCTTTGAAGTCCAAACTAGCCGACAAGGAGACGGCACTGCGGAGACTCTCTGAAGACAATGAGAAATTGAAACTGGAGCTGAGGAGGGTGGAGACAGAGAAGCATAATGCTTGCGAAGCAGCAGCGGCTGAGATGATGACCACGAAGACCGCGCTGACGAAGCTAGGATTCATCTCCGAAGAAGCCGAAAAAAACAGCGAAAGAGCTACAAGGGCGGCGGAGGAGCTGAAGGCAGCTCAAGCGGCGAAGACAGAAATGGAGGCCGAGTTGAGGAGGCTGAAGGTGCAAGCGGAGCAGTGGAGGAAGGCAGCTGAAACAGCTATCGTGATGCTTACGGCTGATCAAACGGCTGGTGCTGCGGATTCCGATTACAGGTCTGCTGCGGGGAAGCTGGTGAGCCTACAGTTCTCCGACGACTTGGATGATGAATCCCCGGGGAAGAAGAAAAGCCATGTCCTTGGAAGAATCAGAGGGATGTGGAACAAGGACCAAAAGTGA
- the LOC135583417 gene encoding interactor of constitutive active ROPs 2, chloroplastic-like isoform X1, with amino-acid sequence MSSCTSSFAGLACHKINNAISMQISKTRNGYTEVPAKACLVTPRSKRPMKMTGSESNTSSAINQSKHLTDRSPKIECRTAKALETERRRPSRVTELECQITQLQEDLKKTRDQLNLTESWKRRAQQEAEEAKKELLVMSLKLEDSQGQMEELSAAEDARIQELRKISQERDRAWQSELEAIQNQHSVDTAALASAMNEMRRLKLQLEMVLRSEAALAKKSEVHHLEIQSSKTNLAEASFTIENLKVQLRSSEKAESEAKSTLTETRRQLESAQSTIESLLSDGSKLMESFSIVATELKESRTGVKLLEETVKKLQHEQFTAHIQPSVDFGDLKKICFGSSDSEAEQLMSTLEDALVEHQQEQILSMVKLQCTNEMMDKMSTDSRLRESELKSRLSEAESEITVLQTRLFDREVELRRISDMNKKLLADMDKMSTDSGLRESELKSRLSEAESEITVLQTSLFDGEVELRRISDMNKKLLADMDKRREHQIQSEADVISLKSKLADKETALRRLSEDNEKLKLELRRVETEKHNACEAAAAEMMTTKTALTKLGFISEEAEKNSERATRAAEELKAAQAAKTEMEAELRRLKVQAEQWRKAAETAIVMLTADQTAGAADSDYRSAAGKLVSLQFSDDLDDESPGKKKSHVLGRIRGMWNKDQK; translated from the exons ATGTCTTCCTGTACTTCTTCCTTCGCAGGGTTGGCCTGTCACAAGATAAATAACGCAATCAGCATGCAGATATCCAAAACAAG GAATGGGTACACCGAAGTGCCAGCAAAGGCTTGTCTGGTGACGCCTAGATCGAAGCGTCCGATGAAGATGACTGGATCTGAATCAAATACCTCTTCTGCTATAAATCAATCGAAACATCTCACTGACAGAAGTCCCAAGATCGAATGCCGCACAGCCAAAGCCTTGGAGACTGAG AGGAGACGGCCGAGTAGGGTCACTGAATTGGAATGTCAGATCACTCAGCTGCAGGAGGATCTGAAGAAGACAAGGGATCAGCTGAACTTAACTGAATCATGGAAGAGACGAGCCCAGCAGGAAGCAGAAGAGGCCAAGAAGGAACTTCTGGTCATGTCTCTAAAGCTGGAAGACTCCCAGGGCCAGATGGAGGAGCTGTCGGCGGCAGAGGACGCTCGGATTCAAGAACTACGAAAGATTTCTCAGGAACGCGACCGTGCATGGCAGTCCGAGCTGGAAGCTATCCAGAATCAGCACTCGGTTGACACTGCCGCGCTGGCCTCCGCCATGAACGAGATGCGGAGGCTGAAACTGCAGCTTGAGATGGTCCTTCGATCCGAGGCCGCACTCGCAAAGAAGTCTGAGGTTCATCATTTAGAGATCCAGTCCTCGAAAACGAATCTGGCAGAGGCATCTTTCACCATCGAAAACCTCAAAGTCCAGCTCAGAAGCAGCGAAAAAGCCGAATCCGAGGCGAAATCCACGCTTACCGAGACGAGGAGACAATTGGAATCTGCCCAGAGTACAATCGAGTCTCTCCTTAGTGACGGATCAAAACTCATGGAGTCCTTCAGCATCGTAGCTACCGAGTTGAAAGAATCCAGAACGGGAGTCAAGTTACTCGAAGAAACTGTAAAGAAACTGCAGCACGAACAGTTTACTGCTCATATACAACCCTCAGTCGATTTCGGCGATCTAAAGAAGATCTGCTTTGGTTCTTCAGATTCCGAGGCGGAACAGTTGATGTCAACACTTGAAGATGCTCTGGTCGAGCATCAACAAGAGCAGATCTTAAGCATGGTGAAGCTCCAATGCACTAATGAGATGATGGACAAAATGAGTACCGACTCCAGACTCAGAGAATCTGAACTAAAATCGAGACTAAGCGAAGCTGAATCGGAGATCACCGTGTTGCAGACCAGACTGTTCGACAGGGAAGTGGAGCTACGCAGGATCTCAGATATGAACAAGAAGCTGCTCGCAGACATGGACAAAATGAGTACCGACTCCGGACTCAGAGAATCTGAACTAAAATCGAGACTAAGTGAAGCTGAATCAGAGATCACCGTGTTGCAGACCAGTCTGTTCGACGGGGAAGTGGAGCTACGCAGGATCTCAGATATGAACAAGAAGCTGCTCGCAGACATGGATAAAAGACGGGAACATCAAATTCAATCTGAAGCTGATGTCATATCTTTGAAGTCCAAACTAGCCGACAAGGAGACGGCACTGCGGAGACTCTCTGAAGACAATGAGAAATTGAAACTGGAGCTGAGGAGGGTGGAGACAGAGAAGCATAATGCTTGCGAAGCAGCAGCGGCTGAGATGATGACCACGAAGACCGCGCTGACGAAGCTAGGATTCATCTCCGAAGAAGCCGAAAAAAACAGCGAAAGAGCTACAAGGGCGGCGGAGGAGCTGAAGGCAGCTCAAGCGGCGAAGACAGAAATGGAGGCCGAGTTGAGGAGGCTGAAGGTGCAAGCGGAGCAGTGGAGGAAGGCAGCTGAAACAGCTATCGTGATGCTTACGGCTGATCAAACGGCTGGTGCTGCGGATTCCGATTACAGGTCTGCTGCGGGGAAGCTGGTGAGCCTACAGTTCTCCGACGACTTGGATGATGAATCCCCGGGGAAGAAGAAAAGCCATGTCCTTGGAAGAATCAGAGGGATGTGGAACAAGGACCAAAAGTGA